In one Parvibaculum sp. genomic region, the following are encoded:
- a CDS encoding phage portal protein encodes MADLLQKLARLMRPRADEHDVKQSRVAPAIAFHTLGRPVWTPRDYAALADEGFQRNAVAYRCVRAIAEAAASVPWLLYEGPRELAEHPLLTLLERPNAGQAGPDLFESWFGFLQVAGNAYLEQVSVDGRPRELYVLRPDRMKVVPGASGWPAAYEYAVNGRVTTIRCDAGSGESPVLHMRLFHPLDDHYGMSPLEAAATAIDIHNAAGGWNKALLDNAARPSGALVYKGGEAGANLSDDQFERLKRELADNYTGQANAGRPLLLEGGLDWKPMGLSPKDMDFIGAKNAAARDIALAFGVPPMLLGIPGDNTYANYREANRAFWRASVLPLLGRTARALTRWLAPHYEGGERLRLWYDADAIEALSSEREALWARVGGAGFLSDEEKREAVGYGRVSRPSSSARD; translated from the coding sequence ATGGCTGACCTGCTGCAAAAACTTGCGCGGCTGATGCGTCCGCGCGCGGACGAGCACGACGTGAAGCAAAGCCGCGTTGCGCCGGCCATCGCCTTTCACACGCTGGGGCGGCCGGTCTGGACGCCGCGCGATTATGCGGCGCTGGCGGACGAAGGCTTTCAGCGCAACGCGGTCGCCTATCGCTGCGTGCGGGCGATTGCGGAAGCCGCCGCGAGCGTGCCCTGGCTGCTTTACGAGGGGCCGCGCGAGCTCGCCGAACATCCGCTGCTGACGCTGCTGGAACGCCCGAACGCGGGCCAGGCCGGACCCGACCTCTTCGAAAGCTGGTTCGGCTTTTTGCAGGTGGCGGGGAATGCCTATCTCGAACAGGTATCGGTGGACGGGCGCCCGCGCGAGCTTTATGTGCTGCGGCCCGACCGGATGAAGGTCGTGCCGGGGGCGAGCGGATGGCCGGCCGCCTATGAATACGCCGTCAACGGACGGGTGACGACGATCCGATGCGACGCGGGGTCCGGCGAAAGTCCGGTGCTGCATATGCGGCTTTTCCACCCGCTCGACGATCATTACGGGATGAGCCCGCTGGAAGCGGCGGCGACCGCCATCGACATCCACAATGCCGCCGGCGGCTGGAACAAGGCGCTGCTCGACAATGCGGCGCGGCCCTCCGGCGCGCTGGTTTACAAGGGCGGCGAGGCGGGCGCGAACCTCAGCGACGACCAGTTCGAACGGCTGAAGCGCGAACTCGCCGACAATTATACCGGCCAGGCGAATGCCGGGCGGCCGCTGCTGCTCGAAGGCGGGCTCGACTGGAAGCCGATGGGGCTTTCGCCGAAGGACATGGATTTCATCGGCGCGAAAAACGCCGCGGCGCGCGACATCGCGCTCGCCTTTGGCGTGCCGCCGATGCTGCTCGGCATTCCGGGCGACAACACCTATGCGAATTACCGCGAGGCCAACCGCGCCTTCTGGCGGGCGAGCGTGCTGCCACTCCTGGGCCGCACGGCCCGGGCGCTGACGCGCTGGCTCGCCCCGCATTACGAGGGCGGCGAACGCTTGCGCCTCTGGTACGACGCCGACGCGATCGAAGCGCTGTCGAGCGAACGCGAGGCGCTGTGGGCGCGGGTCGGCGGCGCGGGGTTCCTGTCAGACGAGGAGAAACGCGAGGCGGTGGGCTATGGCCGCGTCAGCCGGCCTTCGTCTTCTGCACGTGATTGA
- a CDS encoding NUDIX hydrolase → MLRRLVLSLRYTFRSHAPRAPQRQVGVIPYAVIDGQVAVLLVTSRRTGRWIFPKGGLIDGLTPAEAAAREAFEEAGVEGEIETVPLGAYRSFKRRGLRPLSIEVDLYPLRVATQHEEWPEKRQRRRHWATVTEARKLLSEPQLAGLAMMLRQRL, encoded by the coding sequence ATGCTGCGCCGCCTTGTCCTTTCGCTTCGCTACACCTTCCGCAGCCACGCGCCGCGCGCGCCGCAGCGGCAGGTCGGCGTCATTCCCTATGCGGTGATCGACGGCCAGGTCGCGGTGCTGCTTGTCACCTCGCGGCGCACCGGGCGCTGGATTTTTCCCAAGGGCGGGCTGATCGATGGGCTGACGCCGGCGGAGGCCGCGGCGCGCGAGGCCTTCGAGGAGGCTGGCGTCGAAGGCGAGATCGAAACCGTGCCGCTCGGCGCCTATCGCAGCTTCAAGCGGCGGGGCTTGCGCCCGCTTTCCATCGAGGTCGATCTCTACCCATTGCGCGTCGCGACACAGCACGAGGAATGGCCCGAGAAAAGGCAGCGCCGCCGCCACTGGGCGACCGTCACGGAAGCGCGCAAGCTGCTCTCCGAGCCGCAGCTTGCCGGCCTCGCGATGATGCTGCGCCAGCGCCTCTAG
- a CDS encoding HK97 family phage prohead protease, whose translation MSEAERRGAERKAARFQAKSVRPDGTFEGYASLFGAEDLGRDIVMPGAFARSLTRRGARGVKLLYQHDAGEVIGVWTDIREDARGLFVRGRLLPDVARAREVLALMRAGAVDGLSIGYHVVRAEKDGKRGARRLVELDLWEISVVTFPMLPEARVSAVKAARSADAALVRAMRAAARLFRS comes from the coding sequence GTGAGCGAGGCTGAACGGAGAGGCGCGGAGCGCAAGGCGGCGCGGTTCCAGGCGAAAAGCGTCCGGCCCGACGGGACGTTCGAGGGCTATGCGTCGCTGTTCGGCGCCGAGGACCTCGGCCGCGACATTGTGATGCCCGGCGCCTTCGCGCGCTCGCTGACGCGGCGCGGGGCCCGCGGCGTCAAGCTCCTCTACCAGCACGACGCCGGCGAGGTGATCGGCGTCTGGACCGACATCCGCGAGGACGCGCGCGGCCTCTTCGTGCGCGGGCGCTTGCTGCCCGATGTCGCCCGCGCCCGCGAGGTGCTGGCGCTGATGCGCGCCGGCGCGGTCGACGGTCTGTCGATCGGCTACCACGTGGTGCGCGCCGAGAAGGACGGAAAGCGCGGCGCGCGCCGCCTCGTCGAACTCGACCTCTGGGAAATCTCGGTGGTCACTTTTCCGATGCTGCCGGAAGCGCGCGTCAGCGCCGTCAAGGCGGCACGGAGCGCCGATGCGGCGCTCGTTCGCGCGATGCGGGCGGCGGCGCGTCTTTTCCGAAGCTGA
- a CDS encoding terminase family protein yields MPDFGIASLAALPPPIRTDFTKKLTRREARTLEACWRFWARPDQLAPEGGWTTWLMLGGRGAGKTRAGAEWVMEEVESGRAGRIALVGETLADVREVMIDGPSGLRGVARADMRPRYEVSRKRLLWPNGAVAYVFSAGEPESLRGPQFDAAWGDELAKWRHAEAAWDMLQFGLRLGQHPRQVMTTTPRPVPLVKRLIADERTAVTRAATAANRVNLADGFFRSVIARYEGTRLGRQELDAELIEDNPDALWTRETIERARLRDARDFVRVVVAVDPPASSGAGADECGIVCAGLGPDGRAYVVDDRSMGRLSPLAWAKRVAGCYRAHEADRIVAEANNGGEMVAQVMRQEMPDAPIRLVHATRGKRLRAEPVAALYERGLVHHVGAFAKLEDQMCDWTPGAKSPDRLDALVWALTELMLSGEAGEPKVRRL; encoded by the coding sequence TTGCCGGACTTCGGGATCGCTTCGCTCGCTGCTTTGCCGCCGCCGATCAGGACAGACTTCACGAAGAAGCTGACGCGGCGCGAGGCGCGGACGCTTGAGGCCTGCTGGCGCTTCTGGGCGCGGCCCGACCAGCTTGCACCGGAAGGCGGCTGGACGACCTGGCTGATGCTGGGCGGACGCGGCGCCGGAAAAACGCGCGCCGGCGCCGAATGGGTGATGGAAGAGGTCGAGAGCGGCCGCGCCGGCCGCATCGCGCTGGTCGGCGAGACGCTCGCCGATGTGCGCGAGGTGATGATCGACGGGCCGTCGGGATTGCGCGGGGTGGCGCGGGCCGACATGCGGCCGCGCTACGAAGTGTCGCGCAAGCGATTGCTCTGGCCGAACGGCGCGGTGGCTTATGTGTTTTCGGCGGGCGAACCGGAAAGCCTGCGGGGCCCGCAATTCGACGCGGCCTGGGGCGACGAGCTGGCGAAATGGCGTCATGCCGAAGCGGCCTGGGACATGCTGCAATTCGGGCTGAGGCTGGGGCAGCACCCCCGGCAGGTGATGACGACGACGCCAAGGCCCGTGCCGCTGGTGAAGCGGCTGATCGCCGATGAAAGAACGGCGGTGACGCGGGCGGCGACGGCGGCGAACCGCGTCAACCTCGCCGATGGATTTTTCCGCAGCGTGATCGCGCGCTACGAGGGCACGCGGCTCGGGCGGCAGGAACTCGACGCCGAGTTGATCGAGGACAACCCGGACGCGCTGTGGACGCGCGAAACGATCGAGCGGGCCCGCCTGCGCGACGCGCGCGATTTCGTGCGCGTGGTGGTGGCGGTCGATCCGCCGGCCTCGAGCGGTGCCGGCGCCGACGAATGCGGCATTGTCTGCGCGGGGCTGGGGCCGGACGGCCGGGCTTATGTCGTCGACGACCGCTCGATGGGCCGCCTCTCGCCGCTCGCCTGGGCCAAGCGCGTCGCCGGCTGCTACCGCGCCCATGAGGCCGACCGCATCGTCGCCGAAGCGAACAACGGCGGCGAGATGGTCGCGCAGGTGATGCGCCAGGAAATGCCCGACGCGCCGATCCGGCTTGTGCATGCGACGCGGGGCAAGCGGCTGCGCGCGGAGCCCGTGGCCGCGCTTTACGAGCGCGGGCTGGTGCATCATGTCGGCGCGTTCGCGAAACTCGAAGACCAGATGTGCGACTGGACGCCCGGCGCGAAAAGCCCCGACCGCCTCGACGCGCTGGTCTGGGCACTGACGGAACTGATGCTGTCGGGCGAGGCAGGCGAGCCGAAGGTGAGACGGTTGTGA